In Flavobacterium gelatinilyticum, a genomic segment contains:
- a CDS encoding cellulase family glycosylhydrolase, translated as MKKIIILLPFLLSVTVFGQGFLHRDGQKIVDENGKNVLLRGLGIGGWMVQEGYMLQTQPFASPQYQIKQKIQDLIGEKDTKEFYAAYKANGLTKRDVDSLAAWGFNSIRLPMHYNLYTPPIEEEKNGEITWIEEGFKMTDDLLKWCEASKLYLILDLHAAPGGQGNDVAISDYDTTKPSLWESEANQKKMIALWKKLASRYRDNQWLGAYDIINEPNWNFTGSNKNGCDENSNGPLRDLMIAVTKAIREVDTNHLIFIEGNCWGNNYNGIFPLWDDNMALSFHKYWNYNTKESIQKMLDYRTQYNVPIWLGESGENSNVWFKDALTLVESNNIGWAFWPMKKIENIAGVTSVTKIPEYDVLLQYWKDSGQKPSAEFAKKTLMKMADNYKMANVTVKPDVIDAMFRQVQTNDTKAYKKNTIPGKIPAVYYDLGTNGYAYSDTDFVNYRVETNKFEDWNKGNSMRNDGVDILPCKDAGSNGYQVSFIEDGEWLQFTTQVKKQAKYNAAIRYSAENAEGKLYLETGNGKKSNSIRLPATGGNDKWKTVILSNLELNAGENKIKAVFEKGGFNLNYIDFSENKKGSSKK; from the coding sequence ATGAAAAAAATAATTATTCTACTGCCGTTTTTACTTTCAGTTACCGTTTTCGGACAAGGTTTTTTGCACAGAGACGGACAGAAAATTGTTGACGAAAATGGGAAAAATGTACTATTAAGAGGTCTTGGCATAGGAGGCTGGATGGTTCAGGAAGGATATATGCTGCAAACACAGCCCTTTGCAAGTCCGCAGTATCAGATAAAACAAAAAATTCAGGACCTTATTGGCGAGAAAGACACAAAAGAATTTTATGCAGCTTACAAAGCAAACGGCTTAACAAAACGAGATGTCGATTCATTGGCAGCCTGGGGGTTTAATTCCATCAGACTTCCAATGCATTACAATTTGTACACTCCGCCAATTGAAGAAGAAAAAAACGGTGAAATAACCTGGATCGAAGAAGGTTTTAAAATGACCGATGACCTATTAAAATGGTGCGAAGCCAGTAAATTATACCTGATTTTAGATTTGCATGCTGCTCCGGGCGGACAAGGGAATGATGTTGCTATTTCAGATTACGATACAACAAAGCCTTCATTATGGGAAAGCGAAGCCAATCAGAAAAAAATGATTGCTTTATGGAAAAAACTCGCTTCCCGTTACAGAGACAATCAATGGCTTGGTGCTTATGACATTATCAACGAACCAAACTGGAATTTTACAGGATCGAACAAAAATGGCTGCGACGAGAATTCAAACGGACCTTTGCGAGATTTAATGATTGCTGTAACAAAAGCAATTCGTGAAGTCGATACCAATCATTTAATTTTTATTGAAGGAAACTGCTGGGGAAATAATTATAACGGAATTTTTCCGCTTTGGGATGATAACATGGCTCTGAGTTTTCATAAATATTGGAATTACAATACCAAAGAGTCAATTCAGAAAATGCTGGATTACAGAACGCAGTACAACGTACCGATCTGGTTAGGAGAAAGCGGCGAAAACTCAAATGTCTGGTTTAAAGATGCCCTGACTTTAGTAGAAAGCAATAATATTGGCTGGGCTTTCTGGCCCATGAAAAAAATCGAAAATATTGCCGGAGTAACCTCAGTAACTAAAATTCCGGAATATGATGTTTTGCTGCAATACTGGAAAGACAGCGGTCAAAAACCATCGGCAGAATTTGCGAAAAAAACACTAATGAAAATGGCAGATAATTACAAAATGGCAAACGTAACGGTTAAACCGGATGTTATTGACGCCATGTTCAGGCAAGTGCAGACAAACGATACAAAAGCTTATAAAAAGAATACAATTCCGGGAAAAATTCCGGCAGTGTATTACGATTTAGGAACAAACGGCTATGCGTATTCAGATACCGATTTTGTGAATTACAGAGTAGAAACAAACAAATTTGAAGACTGGAACAAAGGAAATTCCATGCGAAATGACGGCGTTGATATACTGCCTTGCAAAGATGCCGGATCAAACGGTTATCAGGTTTCGTTTATTGAAGATGGAGAATGGCTGCAGTTTACAACCCAGGTTAAAAAACAAGCTAAATATAATGCAGCAATCCGTTATTCAGCCGAAAATGCAGAAGGGAAACTTTATCTGGAAACCGGAAATGGCAAAAAATCAAATTCGATACGCTTGCCCGCCACGGGAGGAAATGACAAATGGAAAACGGTTATTTTATCTAATTTAGAATTAAATGCAGGAGAGAATAAAATAAAAGCTGTTTTTGAAAAAGGAGGTTTTAATCTGAATTACATTGATTTTTCAGAAAATAAAAAAGGGAGTTCAAAAAAATAA